A genome region from Blautia coccoides includes the following:
- a CDS encoding response regulator transcription factor, translating to MDKILIVEDEEEIAWGLSSVLKNQGYAAVFWDGRGSVRDIIEETGPDLILLDINLPGQDGFALCREIRTVCSLPVIFLTGRSTSMDELEALQSGGDDFITKPYKAPILLARIQTVLRRTKGPEKPAVLEYRGITLDLGAARLTYGEKSLELGRNEQKILCRLFEHAGNVVSREELMDHLWENQIYIDDNTLSVNVRRLREKLASIGLPGLIQTKRGMGYKV from the coding sequence ATGGATAAGATATTGATCGTGGAGGACGAGGAAGAGATCGCCTGGGGTCTGTCCTCTGTTTTGAAAAACCAGGGATACGCGGCCGTTTTCTGGGACGGAAGAGGAAGCGTTAGGGATATCATAGAAGAAACGGGGCCTGATCTGATCCTGTTGGACATTAATCTGCCGGGGCAGGACGGATTTGCCCTGTGCAGGGAGATCAGAACCGTGTGTTCACTTCCTGTGATCTTCCTTACAGGCCGCAGCACTTCCATGGATGAACTGGAAGCCCTGCAAAGCGGCGGGGATGATTTTATCACAAAACCCTATAAGGCACCGATCCTGCTGGCACGGATACAGACCGTGCTGCGCAGAACCAAAGGACCGGAAAAGCCTGCAGTTCTGGAATATCGGGGCATCACCCTTGATCTGGGGGCTGCCCGGCTGACTTATGGGGAAAAGAGTCTGGAGCTTGGCAGAAATGAACAGAAGATACTGTGCAGGCTTTTTGAACATGCCGGAAATGTTGTGAGCCGGGAGGAACTGATGGATCATCTCTGGGAAAACCAGATTTATATTGATGACAACACACTCAGCGTAAATGTGCGCAGACTCAGAGAGAAGCTGGCCTCCATAGGCCTGCCCGGTCTGATACAGACAAAGAGGGGGATGGGATATAAGGTATGA
- a CDS encoding ABC-2 transporter permease encodes MVRALFMKDIRLIRKNFAVMAVMIIGMPIFLFWRVDTKMDAGGVPLLLMSSILGLILFGNICTEEEKCPGGEIALLCAPCSRKMLVAVRYLVMSLFFLLCAAGYEAVGLVMSGKILYIWQIMQVFSVYLLLMGIFIPVVYKVGVIKVQYLLSGTVVILGFASSMFASSSLFTSMTEFLRQNQNIAVVGFGVFCIAFTSLSFWISMKIYEKKECI; translated from the coding sequence ATGGTAAGAGCGCTGTTTATGAAAGATATCAGGCTGATCAGGAAAAATTTTGCTGTTATGGCTGTCATGATTATTGGTATGCCGATTTTTCTTTTTTGGAGAGTCGATACAAAAATGGATGCGGGCGGAGTCCCCCTTTTGCTGATGTCCAGTATACTGGGACTGATCCTTTTTGGAAATATATGTACAGAGGAAGAAAAATGTCCCGGTGGTGAGATCGCGCTGTTGTGTGCGCCCTGTTCCAGGAAAATGCTGGTGGCTGTGAGATATTTGGTGATGAGTCTGTTTTTTTTGCTTTGCGCAGCAGGATATGAAGCGGTTGGTCTGGTCATGAGCGGAAAGATATTATATATATGGCAAATCATGCAGGTATTTTCCGTTTATCTTTTGCTGATGGGCATATTTATTCCTGTTGTATATAAGGTAGGAGTGATAAAGGTTCAATATTTACTATCGGGTACTGTAGTGATCCTGGGATTTGCCAGTTCAATGTTTGCAAGCTCCTCCCTTTTTACTTCCATGACAGAATTTCTGAGACAGAATCAGAATATAGCAGTGGTGGGATTTGGGGTATTTTGTATCGCGTTTACTTCCTTATCCTTTTGGATCTCAATGAAAATATATGAGAAAAAAGAGTGTATATGA
- a CDS encoding ABC transporter ATP-binding protein, which translates to MTEVLRAEQIEKYYGTKENLKKALDGLSFQVEEGEFTGIMGASGSGKTTLLNCISTVDCVSAGHIYLNTGKQGALGVMDITAVEQGAQAKFRRENLGFVVQDFNLLDRLTIEENIALPLVLLGMPAEKVHAKSVEMMERLGIAEIASRFPYQVSGGQKQRCACARALVKKPRILLADEPTGALDSRSSRQLMGLLEELNRELQVTILMVTHDSYCASFGRRVLFLKDGRIFNEIVRGEKEQREFYEEILQVQSLLGGEVSC; encoded by the coding sequence ATGACAGAGGTTTTGAGAGCGGAACAGATAGAAAAATATTACGGCACAAAGGAGAATCTGAAAAAAGCACTGGACGGCCTGAGCTTTCAGGTGGAGGAAGGTGAGTTCACCGGTATCATGGGGGCCTCCGGCTCCGGCAAGACAACGCTGCTTAACTGTATTTCCACTGTGGACTGTGTGAGTGCGGGACATATTTATCTGAACACGGGAAAGCAGGGGGCTTTGGGAGTCATGGACATCACTGCGGTGGAACAGGGGGCACAGGCAAAATTCCGCAGGGAAAATCTGGGGTTTGTGGTGCAGGATTTTAATCTCCTGGACCGTCTGACTATTGAGGAGAATATTGCCCTGCCTCTGGTCCTGCTGGGAATGCCGGCAGAAAAGGTGCACGCTAAAAGCGTAGAGATGATGGAGAGGCTTGGAATTGCGGAGATCGCATCCAGATTCCCTTATCAGGTATCAGGGGGACAGAAGCAGAGGTGTGCCTGTGCAAGGGCACTGGTCAAAAAGCCCAGGATCCTTTTGGCAGACGAGCCTACCGGGGCGCTGGATTCCCGCAGCTCCAGGCAGCTTATGGGACTTTTGGAGGAACTGAACCGGGAACTGCAGGTGACCATACTCATGGTGACCCATGACTCCTATTGTGCCAGCTTTGGGAGACGTGTTCTTTTCCTGAAGGACGGAAGGATTTTTAATGAGATCGTGCGGGGAGAAAAGGAACAGCGGGAGTTTTATGAGGAGATCCTACAGGTACAGTCCCTTCTGGGAGGTGAGGTATCATGCTGA
- a CDS encoding tetratricopeptide repeat protein gives MKGKFIVLTGCILCLMAGCQKETPSYYELGAEDLEGKNYQSAIENFELAIAEEKYEVEALRGEGIAYLKMGKYEEAQQALEKARDLAADSEKALRADILAYLAVVQYQRGDFEVSAATCDQLLDVKNSKEGYFLRGTAYLHLDQYDKAASDFGKVVADSKEYNDYLEIYRVYEECDMKADGESYLELALDIEGSDEQDHYDRGRVYYYLEEYDEAKKELTTSYNDGYKEASIYLGKVYAEQGDTANARANYKESLSEQSLQAKAYNGMAYCDILDGDYDSALSNIQKGLDTGDQDERQALLFNEIVAYEKKMDYASAKEKIAAYLEAYPTDERAVKENYFLETR, from the coding sequence GTGAAGGGAAAATTTATTGTACTGACAGGATGCATCCTCTGCCTTATGGCAGGATGCCAAAAAGAGACGCCCAGCTATTATGAACTGGGTGCGGAAGATTTAGAGGGGAAAAACTATCAGAGTGCCATAGAAAACTTTGAACTGGCCATCGCTGAGGAGAAGTATGAGGTGGAGGCGCTCAGGGGAGAGGGCATTGCCTATCTGAAAATGGGAAAATACGAGGAGGCACAGCAGGCCCTGGAAAAAGCCAGGGACCTGGCTGCTGATTCGGAGAAGGCCCTGAGAGCCGATATACTGGCTTATCTGGCCGTAGTACAGTATCAGAGAGGCGATTTTGAGGTAAGTGCGGCCACCTGCGACCAGCTGCTGGATGTGAAGAACAGTAAAGAGGGATATTTCCTCAGGGGAACTGCCTATCTTCATTTAGACCAGTATGACAAGGCCGCTTCCGACTTTGGAAAAGTGGTGGCGGATTCCAAAGAGTACAATGACTATCTGGAAATTTACCGTGTGTACGAAGAGTGTGACATGAAGGCGGACGGGGAGTCCTATCTGGAGTTGGCTCTGGATATTGAGGGCAGCGATGAACAGGACCACTACGACAGAGGCCGTGTCTACTATTATCTGGAGGAGTATGATGAGGCCAAGAAGGAGCTGACCACATCCTACAACGACGGATATAAGGAGGCGTCCATTTATCTGGGCAAGGTATATGCGGAACAGGGAGATACAGCCAATGCCCGGGCCAATTATAAAGAGAGCCTGAGTGAACAGTCACTGCAGGCAAAAGCTTACAACGGTATGGCTTACTGTGATATCCTGGACGGGGACTATGACAGTGCCCTCTCCAATATCCAGAAGGGACTGGATACAGGAGACCAGGACGAGAGACAGGCACTTCTGTTCAATGAAATCGTGGCCTATGAAAAGAAAATGGACTATGCGTCCGCAAAAGAGAAAATTGCTGCTTATCTGGAGGCATATCCCACAGATGAAAGGGCAGTGAAAGAAAATTATTTTCTGGAGACAAGGTAG
- a CDS encoding GntR family transcriptional regulator, with product MKITISNTANEPLYQQIMEQMKESILSGELQEGELLPSIRSFANDLKVSVLTIRRVYEELEKEGFVVSQVGVGTFVKAGNTELFKESKRRMIEEKLTEALKLASMLDIGKEEIMEMIDILSEEIGNG from the coding sequence ATGAAGATAACAATATCAAACACTGCCAATGAACCTCTGTACCAGCAGATCATGGAGCAGATGAAAGAGAGTATTCTGAGCGGAGAGTTACAGGAGGGAGAACTGCTGCCCTCGATCCGCAGTTTTGCCAATGATCTCAAGGTCAGTGTTCTGACCATCCGAAGAGTCTATGAGGAACTGGAAAAAGAAGGATTTGTGGTCAGCCAGGTAGGAGTGGGAACTTTTGTAAAGGCAGGGAATACAGAGCTTTTTAAGGAGTCTAAGCGAAGAATGATCGAGGAAAAGCTTACCGAGGCTCTGAAACTGGCTTCCATGCTGGATATCGGTAAAGAGGAGATCATGGAGATGATCGACATTTTAAGTGAGGAGATTGGAAATGGATAA
- the hflX gene encoding GTPase HflX — MQLYDLNDVEERVILVGVQEGDGEDAEESVEELAELSKTAGAQVVGTVIQKRERIHPGTYVGKGKMEELKMLLTALDATGIICDDELSPVQMNNLQQELDCKVMDRTLLILDIFADHASTSEGKIQVELAQLRYRAVRLVGLGNSLSRLGGGIGTRGPGEKKLEMDRRLIKERISQLKRELEQVKRHRELLREGRKRERVMTAAIVGYTNAGKSTLLNTLTDAGVLSEDKLFATLDPTTRMLELSGGTRIYLTDTVGFIRKLPHHLIEAFKSTLEEAKYADIILHVVDASNPQMEDQMGVVYDTLQELEVTNKKMVTPFNKQDKLLTEQILRDPNADHVLRISAKTGEGLEQLKDVLEKIVTEDQIYLERVIPYKDAGILQQIRKYGQLMEEEYTDGGIAVKARVPKDIYGRL, encoded by the coding sequence ATGCAGTTATACGATTTGAACGATGTAGAGGAACGCGTTATCCTGGTGGGGGTACAGGAGGGGGACGGTGAGGACGCGGAGGAATCCGTGGAAGAACTTGCAGAGCTTTCCAAGACGGCAGGCGCGCAGGTGGTGGGCACTGTGATCCAGAAAAGAGAGCGGATCCATCCCGGCACCTATGTGGGAAAAGGCAAGATGGAGGAGCTGAAAATGCTGCTCACAGCGCTGGACGCCACAGGAATCATCTGTGATGATGAGCTGTCACCGGTGCAGATGAACAATCTGCAGCAGGAACTGGACTGCAAGGTGATGGACAGGACGCTTCTGATACTCGATATTTTTGCAGACCATGCGTCCACCAGTGAAGGGAAGATCCAGGTGGAACTGGCACAGCTCCGTTACCGGGCTGTCCGTCTTGTGGGACTAGGGAATTCCCTGTCACGTCTGGGCGGCGGGATCGGAACCAGAGGACCCGGTGAGAAGAAGCTGGAGATGGACAGACGTCTGATCAAAGAGCGGATCTCCCAGTTGAAGAGAGAATTGGAACAGGTAAAGCGCCACAGAGAATTACTTCGGGAGGGTAGGAAAAGAGAGCGGGTCATGACAGCCGCTATCGTGGGATACACCAACGCCGGAAAATCCACTCTTCTGAACACACTCACAGATGCAGGCGTTTTGTCGGAGGACAAACTGTTTGCCACTCTGGATCCCACAACGAGAATGCTGGAGCTATCCGGGGGAACCAGGATTTACCTTACAGATACCGTAGGATTTATCCGGAAACTGCCCCATCACCTGATCGAGGCATTTAAAAGCACTCTGGAGGAAGCAAAATATGCGGATATCATTCTGCATGTAGTGGATGCGTCCAATCCTCAGATGGAAGATCAGATGGGAGTGGTATATGACACCCTCCAGGAGTTGGAAGTGACCAATAAAAAGATGGTTACTCCTTTTAATAAGCAGGATAAGCTTTTGACAGAACAGATCCTCAGAGATCCCAATGCGGATCATGTGCTGCGTATCTCAGCGAAAACAGGGGAGGGACTGGAACAGCTTAAGGATGTGCTGGAGAAAATCGTGACAGAGGATCAGATCTATCTGGAGCGTGTAATCCCTTATAAAGACGCGGGGATTCTGCAGCAGATCAGGAAGTACGGACAGCTTATGGAAGAGGAGTACACAGACGGCGGGATCGCAGTAAAAGCAAGGGTTCCCAAGGACATCTACGGACGGCTGTAG
- a CDS encoding ABC transporter ATP-binding protein, translating into MDNVLEVRGLRKKYTRFELQDVSFAIPEGCIAGFVGNNGAGKTTTIRAILNLIHRDGGQVQILGMDMNEKKEREQEIKNRIGVVTDSGGFYGMFTLKETASLFSSLYRNWDDSVYKDWIKKFSLNEKQRIQELSRGMKVKFALALAMSHHAEFLIMDEPSSGLDLLTRAQILESLREYMEREGRGVFFSTHIATDIEKVADIVILIEKGRIVFQKEKDVLMEEYRIAKGDSRDLSREAEELCISLRKTKYGFTGVTNKVEEMRHLVPDVLFEKPDMEEILMSCMGKES; encoded by the coding sequence ATGGATAATGTGCTGGAAGTAAGAGGTCTTAGAAAAAAATATACCAGATTTGAGCTTCAGGATGTGAGCTTTGCCATCCCGGAGGGCTGTATTGCGGGATTTGTGGGAAATAACGGTGCCGGTAAGACCACCACCATACGTGCCATTTTGAATCTGATCCACAGAGACGGCGGCCAGGTACAGATTCTGGGAATGGATATGAATGAAAAAAAGGAGAGGGAACAGGAGATCAAAAACCGCATCGGTGTAGTTACCGACAGCGGAGGTTTTTACGGAATGTTCACATTAAAGGAAACAGCCTCCCTTTTTTCTTCCCTGTACAGGAACTGGGATGACTCGGTATATAAGGACTGGATCAAAAAGTTTTCCCTGAATGAGAAGCAGAGGATACAGGAATTGTCAAGGGGAATGAAGGTGAAGTTCGCCCTTGCTCTTGCCATGTCCCATCACGCGGAATTTTTGATCATGGATGAACCCTCCAGCGGTCTTGATCTGCTTACCAGGGCGCAGATCCTGGAGAGTCTGCGGGAGTATATGGAGCGGGAAGGCAGAGGTGTATTTTTTTCCACTCATATTGCAACAGACATTGAGAAGGTGGCGGATATTGTGATACTCATTGAAAAAGGCAGAATTGTATTCCAGAAGGAGAAGGATGTTCTGATGGAAGAATACAGGATAGCAAAGGGGGACAGCAGGGATCTGAGCCGTGAGGCAGAAGAATTGTGTATCAGTCTCCGGAAAACAAAATACGGATTTACCGGTGTCACGAACAAAGTGGAGGAAATGAGACATCTGGTTCCGGATGTATTGTTTGAGAAGCCGGATATGGAGGAAATTCTGATGTCATGTATGGGAAAGGAGAGCTAG
- a CDS encoding family 78 glycoside hydrolase catalytic domain: MKKFEPDWLTIPQFACIKPETPYHKEQENCDHEEFPVKNLHVLARTDVEAEGDGQRYLLRISADDHYKLWINGTFAGQGPAPAWPEKYYYNEIDITPFFRPGKNVLAVHLYYQGLVNRVWNSGDGRFALAAQLVCGNTGEEVLPLIWRYKISEAYSGRTIGYETQFLEDFDSRRWDAGWNLADFDDSRWEPMEAAEWADYKLIKQPTEMLTVYRREPEVIKKEEGCWSVDIGREITGSLCIKASGPPGEKVEILCGEEREEDGSVRFDMRCGCCYREIWTLDGGICELEPYDYKGFRYGEIHFGSRVEILEVCAEVRHYPMEDALCTLKTTDEKLAGIFSICKNAVKYGTQEAYLDCPTREKGQYLGDAVITSRSHVWLTGKTDMLRKCIDQFALTEKICPGLMAVAPGAFMQEIADFSLLWSQLLLTDHVFTGDREYLRKYYETAKGIVHYFTGYEDEKGLLDQVSEKWNLVDWPENLRDDYDFILSRPIVAKGCHNVINALYAGAIKTLTEIERILGLPVSYSFEKVRGSYIKAFYRPDKKLFADSETSVHCSLHSNIYALYFDLVPEEAVECVGDFLEKKGFCCGVMPSFFLLKALGKAGRYEGVYRLLVNEGEHGWVNMLREGADTCFEAWGKEQKWNTSLCHPWASAPISILIEELAGIRPDPKEEKGFRFEPHIPDSIGRFALTVPFGKKQWRVEKLEGNIRLYQPDLEA; encoded by the coding sequence ATGAAAAAATTTGAACCGGACTGGCTGACCATCCCTCAGTTTGCCTGCATAAAACCGGAAACACCTTACCACAAGGAACAGGAGAACTGTGATCATGAGGAATTTCCGGTAAAAAATCTGCATGTACTTGCCCGGACAGACGTGGAGGCAGAAGGGGACGGACAAAGATATCTGTTGCGCATATCTGCAGATGATCACTACAAGCTCTGGATCAACGGCACTTTTGCCGGACAGGGACCGGCCCCGGCGTGGCCGGAGAAATACTATTATAATGAGATAGATATCACCCCGTTTTTCCGGCCGGGAAAAAATGTGCTAGCTGTGCATCTGTATTATCAGGGACTTGTGAACCGTGTCTGGAACAGCGGAGACGGGCGGTTTGCCCTGGCCGCGCAGCTTGTCTGCGGGAATACAGGGGAAGAAGTGCTCCCCCTTATATGGAGATATAAAATATCGGAGGCCTATTCCGGCAGGACCATTGGATATGAGACACAATTTCTGGAGGATTTTGACAGCAGACGCTGGGATGCCGGCTGGAATCTCGCGGACTTTGATGACAGCCGGTGGGAGCCAATGGAAGCGGCAGAATGGGCGGACTACAAGCTGATCAAACAGCCCACGGAAATGCTGACAGTATACAGAAGAGAGCCGGAGGTGATAAAAAAAGAGGAGGGCTGCTGGTCTGTGGATATAGGCCGGGAGATCACAGGGAGCCTGTGTATAAAAGCCTCCGGCCCTCCCGGCGAGAAGGTGGAGATCCTCTGTGGGGAGGAACGGGAGGAGGACGGCAGTGTCCGCTTTGATATGCGCTGCGGCTGCTGTTACCGGGAGATATGGACACTGGACGGTGGTATATGTGAGCTGGAACCATATGATTATAAAGGATTTCGTTATGGGGAAATCCACTTTGGAAGCAGGGTGGAGATCCTGGAGGTCTGCGCAGAGGTACGCCATTACCCCATGGAGGATGCTCTGTGCACATTGAAGACTACAGATGAAAAGCTGGCGGGCATTTTTTCTATCTGCAAAAATGCAGTAAAATACGGCACGCAGGAGGCATATCTTGACTGTCCCACAAGAGAGAAGGGACAGTATCTGGGGGATGCTGTTATCACATCACGTTCCCATGTGTGGCTTACAGGAAAGACGGATATGCTGAGAAAATGTATTGACCAGTTTGCCCTGACAGAGAAGATCTGCCCGGGTCTAATGGCTGTGGCTCCCGGGGCTTTTATGCAGGAGATCGCTGATTTTTCCCTGCTGTGGTCACAGCTTTTGCTGACGGATCATGTATTTACAGGGGACAGGGAATATTTGAGAAAATATTATGAGACTGCCAAAGGCATTGTACATTATTTTACCGGATATGAGGATGAAAAAGGCCTGCTGGATCAGGTGTCAGAAAAATGGAATCTGGTGGACTGGCCGGAAAACCTGCGGGATGATTATGATTTTATCCTGAGCCGTCCCATAGTGGCAAAAGGCTGTCACAATGTCATCAATGCCCTGTATGCAGGGGCCATAAAGACTTTGACGGAAATAGAAAGGATCCTGGGTCTGCCTGTCTCGTATTCCTTTGAAAAAGTGAGGGGGTCTTATATCAAAGCGTTCTACAGGCCGGATAAAAAACTGTTCGCCGACAGTGAAACCAGTGTACATTGTTCTCTTCACTCCAATATATACGCCCTGTATTTTGATCTGGTGCCGGAGGAAGCGGTGGAGTGCGTGGGAGATTTTCTTGAGAAAAAGGGATTTTGCTGCGGTGTTATGCCAAGCTTTTTTCTTCTGAAAGCCCTTGGAAAGGCCGGACGCTATGAAGGTGTATACCGGCTTCTTGTCAATGAAGGGGAGCACGGCTGGGTCAACATGCTGCGGGAAGGGGCTGACACCTGCTTTGAGGCATGGGGAAAGGAACAGAAATGGAATACCAGCCTGTGTCATCCCTGGGCATCTGCGCCCATCAGTATTTTGATAGAAGAACTGGCGGGGATACGTCCTGACCCAAAAGAGGAGAAGGGATTTCGATTTGAACCTCACATTCCGGATTCCATAGGACGGTTTGCTCTCACGGTGCCCTTTGGCAAAAAACAGTGGAGAGTGGAAAAGTTGGAAGGAAACATAAGACTGTATCAACCGGATCTTGAAGCATAA
- a CDS encoding FtsX-like permease family protein, producing MLKKLSRRNAFRQMQDYMVYLLTLILSVTLMYSFHLLVFSEEVKAVLGSWSMMPFIIIFISIVIVLILGRLVSYITEFIFRKRSREFGTYMMLGIENREIAKMFARESRMIGVAAWIAGLVGGTYFYQILKAMVMRLLLRPFHMGLDVSWEAFCLTGVYLFCIFGLSGKRIKKKVMAVSIRELLSMDTENEKAPVQNKKRKRILFLLSISALFLGCVLLAALLFSEVGNDAGGAVALLGLVMIVLSVFGFFMGFPAVLEQRLDRVKWKYRGRNLVLGRIFSGKIRNLSLTLASVSILFLLVFLAVSLGLFFNRRVDSRVEETAFDFAAGSLYGQEDLTLFKEYAQSKLPEAVTGEYQIYTSGERDFGRYFSTENMGKFMGFSHMDAMDNDCYMKMSVYEQLRDMLGMEKVHLDQDSYYMHCSGFAKEKLERYAKSRNLEVNGKEDEILSFGGAFTGAFFQQEFFGNGSYYLLIVPDWTVEHMQVIEELYVGVTPKELSMEDYEGLLSIERGDRTYLTGKPEIRETGASVVMSFSFPLFYLAFIFLAAAATIMTVQILSDLEQERRQFAILGECGMDQSEQRRILRRYFAVYYFLPVLPAALGGAAVYMAITGSINWDAYQGMTLIGFGEGMGILGMTAGVFFSIYLIYCLSAYLSFKKAVL from the coding sequence ATGCTGAAAAAGCTGTCAAGGAGAAATGCGTTTCGGCAGATGCAGGATTATATGGTGTATCTTCTGACATTGATCCTGTCTGTGACACTGATGTATTCTTTTCACCTGCTGGTATTTTCAGAGGAAGTGAAGGCCGTGTTGGGTTCGTGGTCTATGATGCCCTTTATCATTATTTTCATCAGTATTGTCATTGTACTGATCCTGGGAAGACTGGTGAGCTATATCACGGAGTTTATATTCAGGAAAAGGAGCCGGGAGTTCGGAACCTACATGATGCTGGGAATTGAAAACCGGGAGATCGCTAAAATGTTTGCCCGTGAGAGCAGAATGATAGGAGTGGCAGCATGGATCGCAGGGCTGGTGGGAGGCACTTATTTTTATCAGATTTTAAAAGCCATGGTCATGCGCCTGCTTCTGCGGCCTTTCCATATGGGATTGGATGTATCCTGGGAGGCGTTTTGCCTGACTGGTGTGTATCTGTTCTGTATATTTGGTCTTTCAGGGAAAAGGATAAAAAAGAAGGTGATGGCGGTCAGCATTCGGGAACTGCTCTCCATGGACACGGAGAACGAAAAAGCGCCTGTGCAGAATAAGAAGCGGAAGAGGATTCTTTTTCTATTGTCTATATCTGCCCTGTTTCTTGGCTGTGTCTTGCTTGCGGCGCTTCTTTTTAGTGAAGTGGGTAATGATGCAGGAGGGGCGGTGGCTTTGCTGGGCCTTGTTATGATCGTGCTGTCCGTGTTTGGGTTTTTTATGGGATTTCCGGCAGTCCTGGAACAGAGGCTTGACAGAGTGAAGTGGAAATACAGAGGCAGAAATCTTGTCCTGGGCCGCATTTTTTCAGGTAAAATACGGAATCTCAGTTTGACGTTAGCCAGTGTCAGCATTTTATTCCTGTTGGTATTTCTGGCAGTGAGCCTGGGCCTGTTTTTTAACAGGCGTGTGGACAGCAGGGTGGAGGAGACAGCCTTTGACTTTGCCGCAGGTTCCCTGTACGGGCAGGAGGACCTGACACTTTTTAAGGAATATGCACAGAGTAAACTGCCTGAGGCTGTCACTGGGGAGTATCAGATCTACACCTCCGGAGAACGGGATTTTGGCCGGTATTTTTCTACGGAAAATATGGGGAAATTTATGGGATTTTCCCACATGGATGCCATGGATAATGACTGCTATATGAAAATGTCCGTATATGAGCAGTTGAGAGATATGCTGGGGATGGAAAAGGTGCATCTTGACCAGGACAGCTATTATATGCACTGTAGCGGATTTGCAAAAGAGAAGCTGGAGCGGTATGCAAAAAGCCGGAATCTGGAAGTGAATGGCAAAGAGGATGAGATCCTTTCCTTCGGCGGGGCATTCACAGGCGCGTTTTTTCAGCAGGAGTTCTTCGGAAACGGCAGTTATTATCTTTTGATCGTGCCGGACTGGACGGTGGAGCATATGCAGGTGATAGAGGAACTGTATGTGGGGGTGACGCCAAAAGAGCTGTCCATGGAAGATTATGAGGGACTTTTGTCTATTGAACGGGGGGATAGGACGTATCTGACCGGCAAGCCGGAGATTCGGGAGACTGGGGCTTCTGTTGTCATGAGCTTTTCTTTTCCCCTGTTTTATCTGGCATTTATCTTTCTGGCGGCTGCGGCAACTATCATGACTGTACAGATATTGAGTGATCTGGAGCAGGAGAGGCGGCAGTTTGCCATACTGGGAGAATGCGGGATGGATCAGTCAGAGCAGAGGAGGATACTGCGTAGGTATTTTGCCGTCTATTATTTCCTTCCGGTACTTCCCGCCGCTTTAGGCGGTGCTGCTGTGTACATGGCAATCACAGGCAGCATAAACTGGGACGCATATCAGGGAATGACTTTAATAGGATTTGGTGAGGGCATGGGCATTCTGGGGATGACGGCAGGTGTCTTCTTCAGTATCTATTTGATCTATTGTCTGAGCGCTTACCTTTCATTTAAAAAGGCGGTTTTATGA
- a CDS encoding sensor histidine kinase: protein MKFREFLGDKTGVVLLQLGAAWALFVFLTALGVQTREAALLLITWFGIFAAWTGFSFYRERKYFKQLIETVREMEKPWLVTEVLKSPDTWEGKKYWEAVKISMKAMEEQVFEAEQRRRAYQEYVENWVHQVKLPLTSAQLICENDKKKENRRILKSLENIDREIEQALYMSRMENPEQDYIIRKTSMDSCVAQAAAADQETFRQRGVRIETEGLKAEASTDSKWLTFMLRQVLSNSLKYMGESPCIKIEAKQNESTVFLSVEDNGCGIRDSEIGRIFDKGFTGSNGRKNRESTGMGLYICRELCKKLGMAVRAESVWGEYTRIIFEMPTAIQTEHLPPSYESVR from the coding sequence ATGAAATTCAGAGAGTTTTTAGGAGATAAAACAGGCGTGGTGCTTCTGCAGCTGGGAGCAGCCTGGGCACTTTTTGTTTTTTTGACGGCGCTTGGAGTACAGACAAGGGAAGCAGCGCTGCTTCTGATCACCTGGTTCGGGATTTTTGCTGCCTGGACCGGGTTTTCTTTTTACAGGGAGAGAAAATATTTTAAACAGCTTATAGAGACCGTCAGGGAGATGGAAAAACCGTGGTTGGTCACAGAGGTTTTAAAATCCCCGGATACCTGGGAGGGAAAGAAATACTGGGAGGCCGTGAAGATTTCCATGAAGGCAATGGAGGAGCAGGTCTTTGAGGCTGAGCAGAGGCGCAGAGCTTATCAGGAATATGTGGAGAACTGGGTACACCAGGTTAAGCTGCCCCTCACTTCAGCCCAGCTCATATGTGAAAATGATAAAAAGAAAGAAAACCGCCGGATCTTAAAAAGCCTGGAAAATATAGACAGGGAGATTGAGCAGGCTCTCTATATGAGCCGGATGGAAAACCCGGAACAGGATTATATCATACGAAAAACCTCAATGGATTCCTGCGTGGCACAGGCTGCAGCGGCAGACCAGGAGACTTTCAGACAGAGAGGCGTAAGGATCGAGACAGAGGGCCTTAAGGCAGAAGCCAGTACAGACAGTAAGTGGCTGACCTTTATGCTGCGGCAGGTATTGTCAAACAGTCTGAAATATATGGGGGAATCTCCCTGCATAAAAATAGAGGCCAAACAAAACGAGAGCACTGTGTTCCTGTCTGTGGAGGATAATGGATGCGGAATCCGGGACAGTGAAATAGGGAGAATATTCGACAAGGGATTCACAGGCAGCAATGGCAGAAAAAACAGGGAGTCTACGGGAATGGGTCTGTATATCTGCAGAGAACTCTGTAAAAAGCTGGGAATGGCTGTACGGGCAGAGTCAGTATGGGGGGAGTATACAAGGATCATATTTGAAATGCCCACAGCAATACAAACGGAACATCTGCCTCCATCTTACGAAAGTGTAAGATAA